A single genomic interval of Granulicella tundricola MP5ACTX9 harbors:
- a CDS encoding LVIVD repeat-containing protein translates to MTSGRGFRFTVGAVAFALSTFTPVLCSGQSAAMAAPAAPHATAPSFVYSNPRTGSDDPRVGLKGGLYDAQEAILGMQRLVSLPKPAGFEPDVAAIKAADATPPPAPPAPGAPRVRGARGPSYGGTNSDIAFGATHLFVGNYNGVNFYDISNPAQTKLITSVVCPGGQGDVSVYGHLLFMSVEAANGRLDCGTQGMPTAPPPTPEQEAAMMAPPVAGAPRPARPQDPASHDREKGVRIFDISDIKNPKQVADVQTCRGSHTHTLLVDPKDKDNIYVYVSGSAGVRPAEELGGCTGGDPNIDPDTALFTIVVIKVPLAHPELAKVVSSPRIFSDPETGKMDALWKGGNHGEGTQTTSATRGCHDITVYSAIGLAAGACSGNGILLDIKDPVHPKRIDAVTDPNYAFWHSANFSNDGTKVMFTDEWGGGGQPRCRESDPMNWGADAIFRISKDDKLQLASYYKMPAPQTEKENCVAHNGSMIPIPGRDIEVQSWYQGGISIMDYTDASHPFEIGYFDRGPVDDSRPAMGGQWSTYYYNGYIYGSEIARGVDVFKLVPSKYITQAEIDAAAQVNLPELNVQNQPKIVWPSTAVTARAYVDQLARDNSLTAAQVSSINAELAKSKSAKLKAMAKGLDKDAATAKTPKDAERMHELAKIMSQSGM, encoded by the coding sequence ATGACTTCAGGACGCGGCTTTCGATTTACCGTTGGTGCGGTAGCCTTCGCACTCTCTACGTTCACCCCGGTGCTGTGTTCGGGACAGAGTGCGGCGATGGCTGCGCCTGCGGCACCGCACGCGACGGCACCCTCTTTTGTCTACAGCAACCCGCGCACCGGCAGCGACGATCCGCGTGTTGGCCTGAAGGGCGGATTGTATGACGCGCAGGAGGCGATCCTGGGGATGCAGCGGCTGGTCTCTCTGCCGAAGCCTGCAGGCTTTGAGCCGGACGTAGCGGCGATCAAGGCTGCGGATGCTACGCCTCCTCCTGCTCCGCCGGCGCCGGGCGCTCCGCGTGTGCGTGGAGCTCGTGGGCCGAGCTATGGCGGCACGAACTCCGACATCGCCTTTGGCGCGACGCATCTGTTTGTGGGGAACTATAACGGGGTGAACTTCTATGACATCTCGAATCCCGCGCAGACGAAGCTGATTACCTCTGTCGTGTGCCCGGGTGGACAGGGCGACGTTTCGGTCTATGGGCATCTGCTGTTCATGTCGGTTGAGGCGGCCAATGGGCGTCTGGACTGCGGGACGCAGGGTATGCCGACGGCACCTCCTCCCACCCCCGAGCAGGAAGCCGCAATGATGGCTCCGCCGGTTGCCGGTGCGCCCCGTCCAGCGCGTCCGCAGGACCCCGCCAGCCATGACCGCGAGAAGGGTGTGCGGATCTTCGACATCTCGGACATCAAGAATCCGAAGCAGGTGGCCGATGTGCAGACCTGCCGTGGATCGCACACGCATACGCTGCTCGTCGATCCGAAGGATAAGGACAACATCTACGTCTATGTTTCGGGCTCGGCTGGGGTTCGTCCGGCTGAGGAGCTGGGCGGTTGCACCGGCGGCGATCCCAACATAGACCCGGATACGGCGCTGTTCACGATCGTCGTGATCAAGGTGCCGCTGGCGCATCCTGAGCTGGCGAAGGTCGTCAGCAGCCCGCGCATCTTCAGCGATCCGGAGACGGGTAAGATGGACGCTCTCTGGAAGGGCGGCAACCATGGCGAGGGCACGCAGACGACTTCTGCTACGCGCGGCTGCCATGACATCACGGTGTACTCGGCGATTGGTCTGGCTGCTGGCGCCTGCTCCGGCAACGGCATTCTGCTGGACATCAAGGACCCGGTTCACCCGAAGCGCATCGACGCGGTGACCGATCCGAACTATGCGTTCTGGCACTCCGCCAACTTCTCCAACGACGGCACGAAGGTGATGTTTACGGACGAGTGGGGCGGGGGCGGACAGCCTCGCTGCCGTGAGAGCGATCCGATGAACTGGGGCGCGGATGCCATCTTCCGCATCAGCAAGGACGACAAGCTGCAGCTGGCTTCGTACTACAAGATGCCGGCTCCGCAGACGGAGAAGGAGAACTGCGTAGCGCACAACGGATCGATGATTCCGATTCCGGGACGCGATATCGAGGTGCAGTCCTGGTACCAGGGAGGGATCTCGATCATGGACTACACGGATGCGTCGCACCCGTTCGAGATCGGTTACTTCGATCGTGGGCCGGTGGATGATTCGCGGCCGGCGATGGGCGGGCAGTGGTCGACCTACTACTACAACGGCTATATCTATGGCTCTGAGATTGCGCGCGGCGTAGACGTGTTCAAGCTGGTGCCGAGCAAGTACATCACGCAGGCGGAGATTGACGCGGCGGCGCAGGTGAACCTGCCTGAGCTGAACGTGCAGAATCAGCCGAAGATCGTATGGCCTTCCACGGCTGTGACGGCTCGTGCGTATGTGGATCAGCTTGCCCGGGACAACAGCCTTACGGCGGCGCAGGTTTCTTCGATCAATGCGGAGCTTGCGAAGAGCAAGAGCGCGAAGCTGAAGGCGATGGCGAAGGGTCTGGACAAGGACGCTGCCACCGCCAAGACGCCGAAGGATGCAGAGCGCATGCATGAGCTGGCTAAGATCATGAGCCAGAGCGGCATGTAG
- a CDS encoding 5' nucleotidase, NT5C type, producing the protein MSDAPKKRICIDMDEVIADAVAEHVMRYNRDFNENVTLADLEGKWLWDVVQLDRHPALEAHLRSEDFFAVLNVMPDSQRVIKALQERYEVFIATAAMEVPTSFMAKYNWLARHFPFISPSHIVFCGDKSILQADYLIDDNPRQLRRFHGEGILFHSPHNMHTPGFRRVHNWQEVEDLFLKQQ; encoded by the coding sequence GTGAGCGACGCACCGAAGAAACGTATCTGCATCGACATGGATGAGGTCATCGCAGACGCCGTAGCCGAGCACGTCATGCGCTATAACCGCGACTTCAACGAGAACGTCACCCTCGCCGACCTCGAAGGGAAATGGCTCTGGGACGTCGTCCAGCTTGATCGCCACCCCGCCCTCGAAGCCCACCTGCGCTCCGAAGACTTCTTCGCCGTCCTCAACGTCATGCCGGACTCCCAGCGCGTGATCAAGGCCCTCCAGGAGCGTTACGAGGTCTTCATCGCCACCGCCGCCATGGAGGTCCCCACCTCCTTCATGGCCAAGTACAACTGGCTCGCACGCCACTTCCCTTTCATCTCCCCGTCGCACATCGTCTTCTGCGGAGACAAGTCCATCTTGCAGGCGGACTACCTCATCGACGACAACCCCCGCCAGCTCCGCCGCTTCCACGGCGAAGGCATCCTCTTCCACTCCCCCCACAACATGCACACCCCCGGCTTCCGCCGCGTGCACAATTGGCAGGAAGTAGAAGACCTCTTCCTCAAGCAGCAATAA
- a CDS encoding zinc ribbon domain-containing protein — MHEDLQKLMALQALDLEAKKLRDEMAALPKHVADLDTKAKAIAGQRAVVLDLIAKEEALRRRQESDVKDQQAKVAKGKQKIGNAINTVQVTAFEHEIAFAEKEISRLEEAELESMMRSEELDAQKTVADKALTAAESTHKSERERAIATIAADKIAVAAVDVQRTAQRATIGEDALSLYDRIAKAKGTGIAEALNQKCTACQMMLRPQRWNDIRERDHTEMTTCESCGRLLYYDPARDSPQRKTVTPERTESIAAQIVRGL; from the coding sequence ATGCATGAGGATCTACAGAAACTGATGGCCCTCCAGGCCCTCGATCTCGAAGCAAAGAAGCTCCGTGACGAGATGGCCGCACTTCCCAAACACGTCGCAGACCTGGACACCAAGGCCAAGGCCATCGCCGGCCAGCGTGCCGTCGTCCTGGACCTCATCGCCAAGGAAGAAGCCCTCCGCCGCCGCCAGGAGTCCGATGTCAAGGACCAGCAGGCCAAGGTCGCCAAGGGCAAGCAGAAGATCGGCAATGCCATCAACACAGTACAGGTCACGGCCTTCGAGCACGAGATCGCCTTCGCAGAAAAGGAGATCAGCCGCCTTGAAGAGGCCGAGCTCGAATCCATGATGCGCTCCGAAGAGCTCGACGCACAGAAGACGGTTGCCGACAAAGCCCTGACCGCCGCCGAGTCCACCCACAAGTCCGAGCGCGAGCGCGCCATCGCCACCATCGCCGCAGACAAAATCGCAGTCGCAGCCGTGGACGTGCAGCGCACCGCCCAGCGAGCCACCATCGGCGAAGACGCCCTCAGCCTCTACGACCGCATCGCCAAGGCCAAGGGCACCGGCATCGCCGAAGCCCTCAACCAGAAGTGCACCGCCTGCCAGATGATGCTGCGCCCCCAGCGCTGGAACGACATCCGCGAGCGCGACCACACCGAGATGACCACCTGCGAGAGCTGCGGACGCCTCCTCTACTACGACCCCGCACGCGACTCCCCGCAGCGCAAGACCGTCACCCCCGAACGCACCGAAAGCATCGCCGCCCAGATCGTGAGGGGGCTGTGA
- a CDS encoding FAD-dependent oxidoreductase — MNRRQFLHSSAAAAAALTATGCHPKPILAKASTPTLPPYDTLPYLAPIRAHTDRLFRITVCIRPFRAEGPRIEPERVGDKLVIHHYGHGGSGWSLSWGSAALVVPMAMADGQRDIAVIGCGAIGLTTAAMLQRAGARVTIYAKERPPYVRSSRATGSWTPDSRVALTANAAPDFAAKWEKMARTSWAMYQQFLGASGTPVEYSDRYALSALHPDAAIAKKEREDPIGFARYNHLLDDLTPKPVDYGPGEHPWPKEHCRRFTSLQFNIADYSRQLITDFQLAGGKIETCEFHTPADFAALPQKVIVNCTGYGARALFNDNSITPVRGQIGWLIPQPEVNYGIYYENLNILSRRDGIVVQSSEQGEASGWNDTNEQPDRREAEDAVRLLATIYAGMKPQKV; from the coding sequence ATGAACCGACGTCAATTTCTCCACTCCTCCGCCGCGGCCGCAGCCGCCCTTACCGCCACCGGCTGTCACCCCAAGCCCATCCTGGCCAAAGCGAGCACCCCAACCTTGCCTCCATACGACACCCTCCCGTACCTCGCACCCATCCGCGCCCATACCGACCGCCTCTTCCGCATCACCGTCTGCATCCGCCCCTTCCGCGCGGAAGGCCCGCGCATCGAGCCTGAGCGTGTCGGCGATAAGCTCGTTATTCATCACTACGGCCATGGCGGCTCCGGCTGGTCGCTCTCCTGGGGCTCCGCCGCCCTCGTCGTCCCCATGGCCATGGCGGACGGCCAGCGCGACATCGCCGTCATCGGCTGCGGTGCCATCGGCCTCACCACCGCCGCCATGCTCCAGCGCGCGGGTGCCCGCGTCACCATCTACGCCAAAGAGCGCCCGCCCTACGTCCGTTCCTCCCGAGCCACAGGCTCCTGGACGCCTGACTCCCGCGTAGCCCTCACCGCCAACGCCGCCCCGGATTTCGCCGCCAAGTGGGAGAAGATGGCACGCACCTCCTGGGCCATGTATCAGCAGTTCCTCGGCGCATCCGGCACCCCGGTCGAGTACTCCGACCGCTACGCCCTCTCCGCCCTGCACCCGGACGCCGCCATCGCCAAGAAGGAGCGCGAGGACCCCATCGGCTTCGCCCGTTACAACCACCTCCTCGACGACCTCACCCCCAAACCCGTCGACTACGGCCCCGGCGAACACCCCTGGCCGAAAGAGCACTGCCGCCGCTTCACCAGCCTCCAGTTCAACATCGCCGACTACTCCCGCCAGCTCATCACGGACTTCCAACTCGCCGGCGGGAAGATTGAAACCTGTGAGTTCCACACCCCCGCCGACTTCGCCGCGCTCCCCCAGAAGGTCATCGTCAACTGCACCGGCTACGGAGCCCGAGCCCTCTTCAACGACAACTCCATCACCCCCGTCCGCGGCCAGATCGGCTGGCTCATCCCTCAGCCTGAGGTCAACTACGGCATCTACTACGAGAACCTCAACATCCTCTCCCGCCGCGACGGAATCGTCGTCCAGTCCAGCGAGCAGGGCGAGGCCTCCGGCTGGAACGACACCAACGAGCAGCCCGACCGCCGCGAAGCCGAAGACGCCGTCCGCCTCCTGGCCACCATCTACGCCGGCATGAAGCCTCAAAAGGTGTAG
- a CDS encoding glycoside hydrolase family 43 protein, with the protein MLKSLVLLSALALPCTAFAQTAIQPASSPSATFTNPLLQVGPDPWVTSWKGVYYYTNSSGSNLTLRKTTDITDLRNAENKIVWTPEPGHAWSKELWAPELHRWGNKWYIYFAADAGQNADHRIYVVENPSDDPTQGTWTLKGKVADSTDHWAIDATTFDVNGQHYMVWSGWKGDVDGEQDLYIAHMANPWTIDSPRTLISKPTFPWELHGDLPGRHVNVNEGPEFLRHGNDLFIVHSASGCWTDFYALGLLRARAGDNLLDPAVWSKPDHAFFSTNAAAHAYSPGHNGFFKSPDGKQDWIIYHANPEPGEGCGNHRTPRAQPFTWNPDGTPNFGSPLPIDQPQPKPSR; encoded by the coding sequence TTGCTCAAGTCCCTCGTTCTACTCTCCGCCCTCGCCCTTCCCTGCACCGCCTTCGCCCAGACCGCAATCCAGCCCGCCTCCTCGCCGTCCGCCACCTTCACCAACCCTCTCCTTCAAGTCGGACCAGACCCCTGGGTCACCTCCTGGAAGGGCGTCTACTATTACACCAACTCCTCCGGCTCCAACCTCACCCTGCGCAAGACCACCGACATCACGGATCTTCGCAACGCAGAAAACAAGATCGTCTGGACGCCTGAGCCCGGCCATGCGTGGTCCAAAGAGCTCTGGGCACCGGAGCTGCATCGCTGGGGCAACAAGTGGTATATCTACTTCGCCGCAGACGCCGGCCAGAACGCAGACCACCGCATCTACGTCGTTGAAAATCCGAGCGACGATCCCACCCAGGGCACCTGGACCCTCAAAGGCAAGGTCGCCGATTCCACCGACCACTGGGCCATCGACGCCACCACGTTCGACGTCAACGGCCAGCACTACATGGTCTGGTCCGGATGGAAGGGCGACGTCGACGGCGAGCAGGACCTCTACATCGCGCACATGGCCAATCCCTGGACCATCGACTCCCCACGCACCCTCATCTCCAAACCCACCTTCCCCTGGGAGCTTCACGGCGATCTCCCAGGCCGCCACGTCAACGTCAATGAAGGTCCGGAGTTCCTGCGCCACGGCAACGATCTCTTCATCGTCCACTCCGCCTCCGGGTGCTGGACAGACTTCTACGCTCTCGGCCTCCTCCGCGCCCGCGCCGGCGACAACCTCCTGGACCCCGCCGTCTGGTCCAAGCCGGATCACGCCTTCTTCAGCACCAACGCCGCCGCCCATGCCTACAGCCCCGGCCATAACGGCTTCTTCAAATCGCCGGACGGCAAGCAGGACTGGATCATCTACCACGCCAACCCGGAGCCCGGGGAAGGCTGTGGCAACCACCGCACGCCCCGCGCCCAGCCCTTTACCTGGAACCCCGACGGTACACCCAACTTTGGCTCGCCCCTCCCCATCGACCAGCCTCAGCCCAAGCCCTCCAGATAA